Proteins from one Arthrobacter sp. Soc17.1.1.1 genomic window:
- a CDS encoding Hsp70 family protein, with translation MSYGLSIDVGTSFTAAAVLRTDGQGPEEPRILPLGGRGTSIPTVVFVGSDGTRLVGEIAERRGLAEPANVAREFKRRMGDSVPLVLGGTAILPEELFAVIVTWVVGVATEREGEPPASITLTHPVGWGEHRTSLLRGALAAAGHDDVVLMSEPEAAALSYAARERVSQGSTLAVYDLGGGTFDATVVRKADADTFTILGTPQGMERLGGADFDQDVFNRVLDDSDVSFGELEHSSPEVLVALNRLRRECAEAKEALSSDSEVTVSVMVPGFHSQVRLVRSEFELMVEPALQETVETMRSALESAGVRAEDLTAILLIGGSSRIPLVAQLLSAEFNRPLAIDVDPKASVALGAAFATAALEDTDDEHAAQAVPAAGSGEGAGATDRRRTGVNAAGFSVPSRAGAATPHHGPAGRPTTRRLGFRVGAIASAVALLGVATATATNAPNLTNVISDWAGDPRADAAEQPNAAPTAQEPVAAPDAAGLGVGPLADAGAPTLQDKLFGVGADAAADAAPRPGATPSPAGTKRDTDRASDGAAKESTAPGSADPRAGSGATPAPAPSAGTPGGNPGTTPVDPPASPSPSNPAPSPVDPTTPAPTPAPEPTVPPTVPPTVPPTTPPTVPPTVPPTTPPTTPAPDPTVPPTTAPPTVPPTTPAPEPSVAPSTAPVLPPPTAPAPPPGTEPPAPGESVLALSVALGL, from the coding sequence ATGAGTTACGGTCTCAGCATCGATGTAGGCACCAGCTTCACCGCAGCAGCGGTGCTGCGGACCGACGGGCAGGGGCCCGAGGAACCGAGGATCCTGCCGCTGGGCGGCCGTGGCACCAGCATCCCGACGGTCGTCTTCGTGGGCTCCGACGGCACGCGCCTCGTCGGCGAGATCGCCGAACGCCGAGGGCTCGCGGAGCCGGCGAACGTGGCCAGGGAGTTCAAGCGACGCATGGGCGATTCCGTGCCCCTCGTCCTCGGCGGCACCGCGATCCTCCCGGAGGAGCTCTTCGCCGTGATCGTCACCTGGGTGGTGGGTGTCGCCACCGAGAGGGAAGGTGAACCCCCGGCCTCGATCACCCTCACGCACCCCGTCGGGTGGGGGGAGCACCGCACCTCGCTGCTGAGGGGCGCGCTCGCAGCCGCTGGTCACGACGACGTCGTCCTCATGTCCGAGCCGGAGGCCGCCGCGCTGTCCTACGCCGCGCGGGAGCGCGTGAGCCAGGGCAGCACCCTCGCCGTCTACGACCTCGGCGGCGGGACGTTCGACGCGACCGTGGTCCGCAAGGCCGACGCCGACACGTTCACCATCCTCGGGACGCCCCAGGGCATGGAACGCCTCGGCGGCGCCGACTTCGACCAGGACGTCTTCAACCGGGTGCTCGACGACTCCGACGTGTCCTTCGGGGAGCTGGAGCACTCGTCCCCCGAGGTGCTGGTCGCGCTGAACCGGCTGCGCCGCGAGTGCGCCGAGGCCAAGGAGGCGCTGTCCTCCGACTCGGAGGTGACGGTGTCCGTCATGGTGCCCGGATTCCACTCCCAGGTGCGCCTGGTGCGGTCGGAGTTCGAACTCATGGTGGAACCCGCCCTGCAGGAGACCGTCGAGACCATGCGCTCGGCGCTCGAGAGCGCGGGCGTCAGGGCCGAGGACCTCACCGCGATCCTGCTGATCGGCGGATCCTCGCGCATCCCGCTGGTGGCGCAGCTGCTGTCCGCGGAGTTCAACCGGCCCCTCGCCATCGACGTGGATCCGAAGGCGTCCGTCGCCCTCGGGGCCGCGTTCGCGACGGCCGCCCTCGAGGACACCGACGACGAGCACGCGGCGCAGGCCGTCCCCGCGGCGGGCTCCGGCGAGGGGGCAGGGGCGACCGACCGGCGCAGGACCGGCGTCAACGCCGCCGGGTTCTCCGTACCGTCCAGGGCGGGGGCCGCAACGCCGCACCACGGGCCCGCGGGCCGGCCGACCACGCGGCGGCTGGGCTTCCGCGTCGGGGCGATCGCCTCCGCGGTGGCGCTGCTGGGGGTCGCGACGGCGACGGCGACGAATGCCCCCAATCTGACCAACGTGATCTCCGACTGGGCCGGTGACCCGCGGGCCGATGCGGCCGAGCAGCCGAACGCCGCACCGACCGCACAGGAGCCCGTGGCTGCGCCGGACGCAGCGGGGCTCGGCGTCGGCCCTCTCGCCGATGCGGGGGCACCCACCCTGCAGGACAAGCTCTTCGGCGTCGGCGCGGACGCCGCAGCGGACGCGGCACCGCGTCCAGGGGCGACGCCGTCACCTGCCGGCACGAAGCGCGACACCGACAGGGCCTCCGACGGAGCCGCCAAGGAATCGACCGCCCCGGGATCGGCCGATCCCCGGGCCGGGTCGGGCGCCACGCCCGCCCCGGCGCCTTCGGCGGGAACGCCGGGCGGGAATCCCGGGACGACCCCGGTGGACCCACCGGCATCTCCGTCGCCGTCGAACCCGGCGCCCTCCCCGGTAGATCCCACCACGCCGGCCCCGACTCCTGCACCGGAACCGACCGTCCCGCCGACGGTGCCCCCGACCGTCCCGCCGACGACGCCTCCGACCGTCCCGCCGACAGTGCCCCCGACGACGCCGCCGACGACGCCGGCCCCCGACCCGACAGTGCCCCCGACCACGGCGCCTCCGACGGTTCCGCCGACGACTCCGGCCCCCGAACCGTCCGTCGCGCCGTCGACGGCACCGGTGCTTCCGCCGCCGACCGCTCCGGCCCCTCCGCCGGGGACCGAACCGCCGGCTCCCGGTGAGAGCGTCCTGGCCCTGTCCGTCGCCCTGGGCCTCTGA
- a CDS encoding LuxR C-terminal-related transcriptional regulator, which produces MVGFLDAGVRPAAANHVPELDAATHEVVLALCIGFSIPGLLPPLLHNDGVPAEQLMARARTAGLVQADGRPSEELRAALLKDAEVYQVRRLQRALVDLYCEESLPLGRLARQLATDGFADERLAGVLESEGAALLSADPGSALELLELAVAAGADASRTAPQRAEAALSVGDLDTASRILEGYFAHHSPEARKSLPDLPRALRVSCALWAHRGMMSRAADVQRWAATLRPPEIEPLGALALLAAGDAAGARRLLELGGHAPSPSLQEAADTLLMEGALLSLDANPAGTLPTLIRASDTLDAAGRVSPSPELPAGFAANVALLAGSPQTALSLLQAALASGQGGQGMRPRLCLLGGWAAMLLDQSAAARSFITEAARTGVRLGPRDELLLASLEVGLARRAGEASALVRTWQKAREALLHVSVDLLTVLPLTELVIAAARLRDAEALTPHLDDAWKLLTNLGGPPLWSVPLHWSAVQAALLLERPDDLAPHAAALASRTGTYPLAATFATAGKAWVSVLAEHFDTDAVEAAARGLAAAGFSWEGARLAGHASARAAERRDMTRLLSCARDLRPARDRTARPDVRPEPRPEPRQGGPDLPADARPHRDVPARPAVGSARTVVSPPRAVPGSGPHRTGGPALSGREREIAQLVLLGRTYREISEEIFISPRTVEHHIARIRRRFGASSRSDLLARLRLSLEPAGGSTAPGPAGESPNGRRLIP; this is translated from the coding sequence GTGGTGGGCTTCCTCGATGCCGGTGTGCGCCCGGCCGCCGCGAACCACGTGCCGGAGCTCGACGCAGCCACCCACGAGGTGGTCCTCGCCCTGTGCATCGGATTCTCGATCCCGGGCCTGCTCCCTCCACTGCTGCACAACGACGGCGTCCCCGCCGAGCAGCTCATGGCACGCGCCAGGACGGCAGGCCTCGTGCAGGCCGACGGCCGCCCCTCGGAGGAGCTGCGCGCGGCCCTGCTGAAGGACGCCGAGGTGTACCAGGTGCGGCGGCTGCAGCGCGCCCTCGTGGACCTGTACTGCGAGGAGTCCCTGCCTCTCGGCCGTCTCGCCCGTCAGCTCGCGACCGACGGCTTCGCCGACGAGCGGCTGGCCGGCGTCCTGGAGAGCGAGGGTGCGGCGCTCCTCAGCGCCGATCCGGGCAGCGCCCTGGAACTGCTCGAGCTGGCCGTCGCCGCCGGCGCCGACGCCTCGCGGACGGCTCCGCAGAGGGCGGAGGCGGCCCTGTCCGTCGGTGATCTCGACACCGCCTCGCGCATCCTCGAGGGCTACTTCGCGCACCATTCGCCGGAGGCCCGGAAGTCGCTGCCCGACCTGCCCCGGGCGCTCCGCGTGTCCTGTGCACTCTGGGCGCATCGCGGCATGATGTCGCGCGCCGCGGACGTGCAGCGGTGGGCCGCGACGCTCCGGCCCCCGGAGATCGAACCCCTGGGAGCCCTCGCACTGCTCGCCGCCGGTGACGCCGCCGGCGCCCGGCGCCTCCTCGAGCTGGGCGGTCATGCCCCCAGTCCGTCGCTGCAGGAGGCCGCGGACACGCTGCTCATGGAGGGGGCCCTGCTGTCCCTGGACGCCAACCCCGCCGGTACGCTCCCCACGCTCATCCGCGCCTCCGACACCCTCGACGCCGCGGGAAGGGTCTCGCCGTCGCCGGAACTGCCGGCCGGGTTCGCGGCGAACGTCGCGCTCCTCGCCGGCAGTCCACAGACAGCGCTGTCCCTCCTCCAGGCCGCACTCGCGAGCGGGCAGGGCGGGCAGGGGATGCGCCCGCGCCTGTGCCTGCTCGGCGGCTGGGCCGCGATGCTCCTCGACCAGTCCGCCGCGGCGCGCAGCTTCATCACCGAGGCAGCGCGCACCGGGGTACGGCTCGGCCCGCGCGACGAGCTGCTGCTCGCATCCCTCGAGGTGGGTCTCGCCCGGAGGGCGGGGGAGGCCTCCGCCCTCGTCCGGACCTGGCAGAAGGCCCGCGAGGCCCTGCTGCACGTCTCCGTGGACCTGCTCACCGTCCTGCCCCTGACCGAACTGGTCATCGCCGCGGCCCGGCTGCGGGACGCCGAGGCCCTCACGCCGCACCTCGACGACGCGTGGAAGCTGCTGACGAACCTGGGCGGCCCGCCGCTCTGGTCGGTGCCGCTCCACTGGTCGGCCGTGCAGGCCGCCCTGCTCCTCGAACGCCCGGACGATCTCGCCCCGCACGCGGCGGCACTGGCGAGCCGCACCGGGACCTACCCGCTGGCGGCCACCTTCGCGACGGCGGGTAAGGCCTGGGTCTCGGTCCTCGCCGAACACTTCGACACCGACGCCGTCGAGGCGGCGGCGCGGGGCCTGGCAGCAGCCGGGTTCTCCTGGGAGGGCGCGCGGCTCGCCGGACATGCATCGGCCCGGGCCGCGGAGCGCAGGGACATGACGCGCCTGCTCTCCTGCGCCCGCGACCTCCGCCCCGCCCGCGACCGCACCGCCAGGCCCGACGTCCGACCGGAGCCCCGGCCGGAGCCGCGCCAGGGGGGACCGGACCTGCCGGCCGACGCACGGCCCCACCGTGACGTGCCTGCCCGCCCGGCGGTCGGCAGTGCGCGCACGGTCGTCTCCCCGCCCCGCGCCGTCCCGGGCAGCGGTCCCCACCGGACAGGAGGGCCCGCGCTCAGCGGACGCGAGCGCGAGATCGCGCAGCTGGTCCTGCTCGGCCGGACCTACCGGGAGATCAGCGAGGAGATCTTCATCTCGCCCCGCACGGTGGAGCACCACATTGCCAGGATCCGGCGCCGCTTCGGGGCGTCGTCGCGCTCCGACCTGCTGGCACGCCTCCGCCTCTCCCTCGAACCCGCCGGCGGCAGCACCGCCCCGGGCCCGGCGGGGGAATCCCCTAACGGCCGCAGGCTAATCCCCTAA
- a CDS encoding IniB N-terminal domain-containing protein encodes MATLASDLLDFLMGLFNDQQAASDFISDPEAVLAEAGLSNVCGDDVDAVMPVILDYAPVSFGGRNESSFDRSYDTGGNSATAGGGAITAPVIQGVPGAPGAPGAPGAPGAPGAPGRDGEDGDDSDHGNAVQQLMHIVNNYSYTSTVDDRDTITDQSVNQNIWADGDVSQWFDNDAVVASGDRAVAAGDDVDDVDNSIDNSVDNSEDNSTNVEAGGSASVDIGTVEDSYNDNSETSIEDSYNDNSDNSVDTDTDIDVVIEDSLNTDNSDNSDNSDNSVNTDVEISDSFTSDSSTTVTDNSDNSINTDVDISDSFTVEETTTNTTTTTDNSDSSINTDVVIEDSFTSDSSVNTDVVIEDSFTSDSSVNTDVSFDDFTSIDESAFFVDNEVEVATELTVEDSSL; translated from the coding sequence ATGGCTACTCTCGCTTCAGACCTCCTCGACTTCCTCATGGGTCTCTTCAACGACCAGCAGGCCGCCTCCGACTTCATCAGCGATCCCGAAGCAGTGCTGGCCGAAGCCGGCCTCTCCAACGTCTGCGGGGACGACGTCGACGCCGTCATGCCCGTGATCCTCGACTACGCACCGGTCAGCTTCGGCGGCCGGAACGAGAGCTCGTTCGACCGCTCCTACGACACCGGCGGGAACTCCGCCACCGCCGGCGGCGGAGCCATCACCGCTCCCGTCATCCAGGGTGTTCCGGGCGCTCCCGGTGCTCCTGGTGCTCCTGGTGCTCCTGGTGCTCCGGGCGCTCCGGGCCGCGACGGCGAGGACGGCGATGACAGCGACCACGGCAACGCCGTGCAGCAGCTCATGCACATCGTGAACAACTACTCCTACACCTCCACCGTCGACGACCGCGACACCATCACGGACCAGTCCGTGAACCAGAACATCTGGGCCGACGGCGACGTCAGCCAGTGGTTCGACAACGACGCCGTCGTCGCCTCCGGTGACCGTGCGGTGGCAGCGGGCGACGACGTGGACGACGTCGACAACTCGATCGACAACTCCGTGGACAACTCGGAGGACAACTCGACCAACGTCGAGGCCGGCGGCTCGGCGAGCGTGGACATCGGCACCGTCGAGGACTCGTACAACGACAACTCGGAGACCTCCATCGAGGACTCGTACAACGACAACTCCGACAACTCGGTGGACACCGACACGGACATCGACGTCGTCATCGAGGACTCCCTGAACACGGACAACTCCGACAACTCCGACAACTCGGACAACTCGGTCAACACCGACGTCGAGATCTCGGACTCCTTCACCTCGGACAGCTCCACCACGGTGACGGACAACTCGGACAACTCCATCAACACCGACGTCGACATCTCCGACTCCTTCACGGTGGAGGAGACCACGACGAACACCACCACGACGACGGACAACTCCGACAGCTCCATCAACACCGACGTCGTCATCGAGGACTCGTTCACCTCGGACAGCTCGGTGAACACCGACGTCGTCATCGAGGACTCGTTCACCTCGGACAGCTCGGTCAACACCGACGTCTCCTTCGACGACTTCACCTCCATCGACGAGTCCGCGTTCTTCGTGGACAACGAGGTCGAGGTCGCCACGGAGCTCACCGTCGAGGACTCCTCGCTCTAA
- a CDS encoding UDP-glucose dehydrogenase family protein → MSIPPRNDQPAPRVTVIGTGYLGATHAVCMAIMGFDVLGVDVDQRKIDMLSAGKVPFFEPGLPEKLEEALASGRLRFSTDFDEAAAFGDVHFVCVGTPQAADSSAADMRYVDAAFTALATRIDRKALLVGKSTVPIGTAARLTTMVQSVSPLGAELELAWNPEFLREGFAVQDTLFPDRLVFGVGSAWAEEQLRRVFAPILDLDTPVIVADLATSELVKVAANSFLATKISFINAMAEICEATGADVNHLAQALSLDDRIGGRFLKPGLGFGGGCLPKDIRAFKYRAEELGVGQAVSFLGEVDSINNRRRVRTVDLIRELAGGNLEGQRVAALGAAFKPNSDDVRDAPALDVARLLYLEGAIVTVYDPEANANAHRAYPDLNYVGSMAEAVEGADVVALLTEWSEFRDADPEELGSLVAHKRILDGRHALNANDYTAKGWQYRALGRPAQAATVELASDVRDETPTLAL, encoded by the coding sequence ATGAGCATCCCCCCTCGTAACGACCAGCCAGCACCCCGGGTGACCGTCATCGGCACCGGCTACCTCGGGGCCACCCACGCCGTCTGCATGGCCATCATGGGCTTCGACGTCCTCGGCGTCGACGTGGACCAGCGCAAGATCGACATGCTGTCGGCCGGCAAGGTGCCGTTCTTCGAGCCGGGCCTGCCCGAGAAGCTCGAGGAGGCCCTCGCCTCCGGCCGCCTCCGCTTCAGCACCGACTTCGACGAGGCCGCCGCCTTCGGCGACGTGCACTTCGTCTGCGTCGGCACGCCGCAGGCAGCCGACTCCTCGGCCGCGGACATGCGCTACGTCGACGCCGCCTTCACGGCGCTGGCCACCCGGATCGACCGGAAGGCCCTGCTCGTCGGCAAGTCGACCGTGCCCATCGGCACCGCGGCGCGCCTCACCACGATGGTGCAGTCGGTGTCACCCCTCGGCGCCGAGCTCGAGCTCGCCTGGAACCCCGAGTTCCTCCGCGAGGGGTTCGCCGTCCAGGACACGCTGTTCCCCGACCGCCTCGTGTTCGGCGTCGGCTCCGCGTGGGCCGAGGAGCAGCTGCGCCGGGTCTTCGCGCCGATCCTCGACCTCGACACCCCCGTGATCGTCGCCGACCTCGCCACCTCCGAGCTCGTGAAGGTGGCAGCGAACTCCTTCCTCGCCACGAAGATCTCGTTCATCAACGCGATGGCGGAGATCTGCGAGGCGACGGGCGCGGACGTCAACCACCTCGCCCAGGCGCTCAGCCTGGACGACCGCATCGGCGGCCGGTTCCTCAAGCCGGGTCTCGGCTTCGGCGGCGGCTGCCTGCCCAAGGACATCCGCGCGTTCAAGTACCGCGCCGAGGAGCTCGGTGTCGGGCAGGCCGTGAGCTTCCTCGGCGAGGTCGATTCGATCAACAACCGCCGCCGCGTGCGCACCGTCGACCTCATCCGCGAGCTCGCCGGCGGGAACCTGGAGGGCCAGCGCGTGGCCGCCCTGGGCGCCGCCTTCAAGCCGAACTCCGACGACGTCCGGGACGCCCCGGCGCTCGACGTCGCCCGGCTGCTCTACCTCGAGGGCGCCATCGTCACGGTCTACGATCCCGAGGCCAACGCCAACGCGCACCGCGCCTACCCGGACCTCAACTACGTGGGGTCCATGGCCGAGGCCGTGGAAGGGGCCGACGTCGTGGCCCTGCTCACCGAGTGGTCCGAGTTCCGCGACGCGGACCCCGAGGAGCTCGGCTCCCTCGTGGCGCACAAGCGGATCCTCGACGGCCGCCACGCACTGAACGCCAACGACTACACGGCGAAGGGCTGGCAGTACCGGGCCCTCGGCCGGCCCGCACAGGCGGCCACCGTGGAGCTCGCGAGCGACGTGCGCGACGAGACGCCGACGCTCGCGCTCTAG
- a CDS encoding right-handed parallel beta-helix repeat-containing protein — translation MNPYFSLRAGGRLAMVAAVTAVATSSIALPASAATPTVLGDGSPLAGTVQSDGALTVSVDAPAGAKVKFKLDGTYLGQDATAPYSWPVTAGAGSHKLNVRWETPAGREESTVVFSVAEPAPAPVASPAPTPAPAPAPAPAPAPAPAPVPAAVPAPAPAPAPAPAVTPAPAAAPAPAATPAPTGVVQVSTTAGLKSALRTARPGSVIQLADGRYVGSFVASAQGTAAAPITLRGSRNAVLSSGSTSSGYGLHVTGSYWRVEGLSVTTAAKGIVLDGSKNTVISGVDVGSIGAEAVHFRTGSTDGALLGSSIHDTGLKQPGYGEGVYVGSAKSNWTGGVPDRSDRVTIRGNRISNTAAEGVDIKEGTTGGVVAGNVFTNAGFSGANDADSWIDVKGNGYRIEGNSGSGTRLDAIQVHSVLAGWGTGNVVTGNSVQGGVPGYEVWVQSASLGNTVSCKPSGAVRGLSNIACR, via the coding sequence ATGAACCCGTACTTCTCCCTGCGCGCCGGCGGCAGGCTCGCGATGGTCGCCGCTGTCACCGCAGTTGCGACATCCTCCATCGCCCTCCCGGCATCGGCCGCCACCCCGACCGTCCTCGGCGACGGTTCCCCCCTCGCCGGCACCGTGCAGTCCGACGGCGCCCTCACCGTGAGCGTCGACGCACCGGCCGGCGCCAAGGTGAAGTTCAAGCTGGACGGCACCTACCTGGGCCAGGACGCCACCGCCCCCTACTCATGGCCCGTGACCGCGGGAGCGGGCTCGCATAAGCTCAATGTCCGATGGGAGACGCCCGCCGGACGGGAGGAGAGCACCGTGGTCTTCTCGGTCGCAGAGCCCGCACCCGCCCCGGTAGCCTCCCCCGCACCGACACCGGCACCCGCACCGGCTCCCGCTCCCGCTCCCGCCCCGGCCCCGGCTCCGGTCCCAGCCGCTGTCCCCGCACCTGCACCCGCACCTGCACCTGCACCCGCCGTCACGCCTGCTCCCGCAGCCGCGCCCGCGCCCGCAGCCACACCCGCACCCACCGGCGTCGTGCAGGTCTCCACGACCGCCGGGCTCAAGTCGGCGCTCAGGACGGCGCGCCCGGGATCTGTCATCCAGCTCGCCGACGGCCGGTACGTCGGGTCCTTCGTGGCCTCGGCCCAGGGAACCGCCGCAGCCCCGATCACCCTGCGCGGCTCGCGCAACGCCGTCCTCTCCTCCGGCTCCACGTCCTCCGGCTACGGCCTGCACGTGACGGGCTCCTACTGGCGCGTCGAGGGCCTCTCGGTCACGACGGCCGCGAAGGGGATCGTCCTCGACGGCTCGAAGAACACCGTCATCAGCGGCGTCGACGTCGGCAGCATCGGCGCTGAGGCCGTCCACTTCAGGACCGGCAGCACGGACGGCGCGCTCCTCGGCTCCTCCATCCACGACACCGGGCTGAAGCAGCCCGGGTACGGCGAGGGGGTCTACGTGGGCAGCGCCAAGAGCAACTGGACCGGCGGCGTGCCGGACCGGTCGGACCGCGTTACCATCCGCGGGAACCGCATCAGCAACACGGCCGCCGAGGGTGTGGACATCAAGGAGGGCACCACGGGCGGCGTGGTCGCCGGCAACGTGTTCACCAACGCGGGGTTCTCCGGCGCCAACGACGCCGACTCCTGGATCGACGTGAAAGGCAACGGCTACCGGATCGAGGGCAACTCCGGCTCCGGCACCAGGCTCGACGCCATCCAGGTGCACTCGGTCCTCGCCGGCTGGGGCACGGGCAACGTGGTGACGGGCAACTCCGTGCAGGGCGGCGTCCCCGGCTACGAGGTCTGGGTCCAGTCCGCGAGCCTCGGGAACACCGTCTCCTGCAAGCCCAGCGGCGCCGTCCGCGGGCTGAGCAACATCGCCTGCCGCTAG
- a CDS encoding dynamin family protein codes for MDDLVPLVKSGLGLVAEGDRADLRQRLEQTLGRLANPDVRVIVVGEFKQGKSKLINALVNAPVCPVDDDIATSVPTVVRFGEPASAAVLVPRTGGADQDGSAFERRPVALKDIASFVSERGNPSNQQGLASAEVLLPRRVLADGLSVIDSPGVGGLESAHALTTLTALPTADAMILVSDASQEYTEPELRFLKQAQRIVPNVGCVLSKTDLYPQWRLVADLDRAHLASAGIGTIPLIPVSSDLRLAAAKANDAELNQESGFPDLVAYLRRDVVGKAQALRRRSVAHDLLSVTDHLRLSVTTELSALQNPEGVPVLLAELEEAKEKADQQRKRSSRWQTTLNDGASDLIADMEHDLRDRLRSIQREAEVAIDAGDPGPVWDQFAEWIEQRVASAVSDTFVWTNERSQWLAEQVAELFALDEVPLPLLEVAGTDGVLAPVEEIPYLDPGRVSAAGKVLIGMRGSYGGVLMFGLLTGIIGMSLINPLSVGAGLLLGRKAYREDKDARLKRRQADAKNLVRRQMDDVVFQVGKQLKDRLRQVQREIRDHFGNIAEEHHRSLADSVTAAQRIAATYRQERDGRVTELKAQLTRIDQLSARAKRLVPREPVPAQQPVEAMAAGS; via the coding sequence ATGGACGATCTCGTCCCCCTGGTGAAAAGCGGTCTCGGCCTGGTCGCGGAGGGCGACCGCGCGGATCTCCGGCAGCGGCTGGAGCAGACGCTGGGCCGGCTCGCCAACCCGGATGTGCGGGTGATCGTGGTGGGCGAGTTCAAGCAGGGCAAGAGCAAGCTGATCAACGCGCTCGTCAACGCGCCGGTATGCCCGGTGGACGACGACATCGCCACCTCCGTGCCCACCGTGGTGCGGTTCGGGGAGCCCGCCTCCGCGGCCGTGCTGGTGCCGCGCACCGGCGGCGCCGACCAGGACGGCTCGGCGTTCGAGCGGCGCCCCGTGGCGCTGAAGGACATCGCCTCGTTCGTCTCGGAGCGGGGGAACCCCTCCAACCAGCAGGGCCTCGCGTCGGCGGAGGTGCTGCTGCCCCGCCGGGTGCTGGCCGACGGCCTGTCGGTGATCGACTCGCCGGGCGTGGGCGGGCTCGAGTCGGCGCACGCGCTGACCACCCTGACGGCGCTGCCCACGGCGGACGCCATGATCCTCGTGTCCGACGCCTCCCAGGAGTACACCGAACCGGAACTGCGGTTCCTGAAGCAGGCGCAGCGGATCGTGCCGAACGTCGGGTGCGTGCTGTCCAAGACGGACCTGTACCCGCAGTGGCGGCTCGTGGCCGACCTCGATCGCGCGCACCTCGCGTCGGCGGGCATCGGAACCATCCCGCTGATCCCCGTGTCCTCGGACCTCCGCCTCGCCGCGGCGAAGGCCAACGACGCCGAGCTCAACCAGGAATCGGGCTTCCCGGACCTCGTCGCGTACCTCCGGCGCGACGTCGTCGGGAAGGCCCAGGCGCTGCGCCGGCGGTCCGTCGCCCACGACCTGCTCTCCGTCACCGACCACCTGCGCCTGTCCGTCACCACCGAGCTCTCCGCGCTGCAGAACCCCGAGGGCGTCCCGGTCCTCCTGGCCGAGCTGGAGGAGGCCAAGGAGAAGGCCGACCAGCAGCGCAAGCGGTCCTCGCGCTGGCAGACGACGCTCAACGACGGCGCGTCGGATCTCATCGCCGACATGGAGCATGATCTCCGCGACCGCTTGCGGTCGATCCAGCGCGAGGCGGAGGTCGCCATCGACGCCGGCGATCCCGGGCCCGTGTGGGACCAGTTCGCGGAGTGGATCGAGCAGCGCGTCGCGTCGGCGGTGTCCGACACCTTCGTGTGGACCAACGAGCGCTCGCAGTGGCTCGCCGAGCAGGTGGCCGAACTGTTCGCGCTCGACGAGGTGCCCCTGCCCCTGCTGGAGGTCGCCGGCACCGACGGCGTCCTGGCGCCCGTCGAGGAGATCCCGTATCTGGACCCGGGACGGGTCAGCGCCGCGGGCAAGGTGCTGATCGGCATGCGCGGGTCCTACGGCGGCGTGCTCATGTTCGGTCTGCTGACCGGCATCATCGGCATGTCCCTCATCAACCCCCTTTCGGTGGGTGCCGGTCTCCTGCTGGGGCGGAAGGCGTACCGCGAGGACAAGGATGCCCGGCTCAAGCGCCGGCAGGCCGACGCGAAGAACCTCGTGCGGCGGCAGATGGACGACGTCGTCTTCCAGGTGGGCAAGCAGCTCAAGGACCGGCTCCGCCAGGTCCAGCGCGAGATCCGCGACCACTTCGGCAACATCGCCGAGGAGCACCACCGGTCGCTGGCCGACTCGGTGACCGCCGCCCAGCGGATCGCCGCGACGTACCGGCAGGAACGCGACGGACGCGTGACGGAACTGAAGGCACAGCTCACCCGCATCGACCAGCTCTCCGCCCGGGCGAAACGCCTCGTCCCCCGGGAACCGGTGCCCGCGCAGCAGCCCGTCGAAGCGATGGCAGCGGGATCATGA